One Borrelia coriaceae DNA segment encodes these proteins:
- a CDS encoding DUF1357 family protein yields MNQEIQENVDSTQEDTLIQNTEGNKENTDSITLSLKEYEEYKAYKASKESEGKNLTINERISKELSESQARLEEENKLLSEASRINEIDNLARKHLSSHFNKETLLAKGYLLKDIMQAQRRELVRKYVPIEEIYAIAKVRDTSHLDGELLEQLVNLAKVNIKKRIQSTSVNSKGEIKLALTNEDISILDSNFTPQNFSEFNISIANAYKEKRNQFYKSRKQKTA; encoded by the coding sequence ATGAACCAAGAGATACAAGAAAATGTAGACAGTACACAAGAAGATACTTTAATTCAAAATACAGAGGGTAATAAAGAGAATACAGACAGTATTACTTTAAGTTTAAAAGAATATGAAGAATATAAGGCATATAAAGCATCAAAAGAATCTGAAGGTAAGAATTTAACTATTAATGAAAGGATATCAAAAGAACTTTCAGAGTCACAAGCGCGTTTAGAAGAAGAAAATAAATTATTAAGTGAAGCTTCTCGTATTAATGAGATTGATAATTTAGCTCGTAAGCATTTAAGTAGTCATTTTAATAAAGAGACATTACTTGCTAAGGGATACTTATTAAAAGACATAATGCAAGCACAGCGTAGGGAGCTTGTTAGAAAATATGTACCCATTGAAGAGATTTATGCTATTGCTAAGGTAAGAGATACTAGTCATCTAGATGGTGAATTACTTGAACAACTTGTAAACCTTGCTAAAGTAAACATAAAGAAAAGAATACAATCTACAAGTGTCAATTCAAAAGGTGAGATTAAACTAGCCTTAACAAATGAGGATATCTCAATCTTAGATTCTAATTTTACTCCCCAAAATTTTAGTGAGTTTAATATTTCTATTGCTAATGCTTATAAAGAAAAAAGAAATCAATTTTATAAATCTAGAAAGCAAAAAACTGCTTAA
- the bdr gene encoding Bdr family repetitive protein, which translates to MQESSLQSVGSVQVFSGHITEDMIYQEFIRLGMQEFIANDLSKRYYHNELTYKDIEYLENNFNFRFEKLEEKIDGVEKRLEEKIDGVEKRLEDRINSVESNLNLKIEMTERSLKSEITSVRIELDNKIDNVENNLNAKIDNVRSELKSDIKDLDSNMDLNRMELDNKIDKTASELKSTLRVHNWMLGTIITMCLGILLTLIFK; encoded by the coding sequence ATGCAAGAATCATCATTACAGTCTGTTGGAAGCGTACAAGTTTTTAGTGGTCATATAACTGAGGATATGATCTATCAAGAATTTATAAGGCTTGGAATGCAAGAGTTTATTGCAAATGATCTTTCTAAAAGATATTACCATAATGAACTTACTTACAAAGATATTGAGTATTTAGAAAATAATTTTAATTTTAGATTTGAAAAACTAGAAGAGAAGATTGATGGTGTTGAGAAGAGATTAGAAGAGAAGATTGATGGTGTAGAAAAAAGATTAGAAGATAGAATTAATAGTGTTGAGAGTAATTTGAATTTAAAAATAGAGATGACAGAACGTAGCTTAAAATCTGAAATCACATCTGTAAGAATTGAACTAGATAATAAGATAGATAATGTAGAGAATAATTTAAATGCAAAGATAGATAATGTAAGAAGTGAATTAAAATCAGATATCAAAGATTTAGATAGTAATATGGACCTTAACAGAATGGAGTTAGATAATAAAATAGATAAAACAGCATCAGAACTTAAGAGTACGTTAAGAGTGCATAATTGGATGCTTGGAACAATTATTACTATGTGTTTAGGAATTTTATTGACACTAATCTTTAAATAA
- a CDS encoding PBSX family phage terminase large subunit: MDIYKLPMFKEMQRDYKREFGIDILKYIKFKEVEVDFKGFENKYLTKKQLEVIRSIEINNQSKIILSGGIASGKTFLACYLFLKILIKNRNLYKQDTNNFILGNSQKSLEINVLGQFEKLANMLNIPFLPKFSNTSYFELDSLRVNLYGGDKASDFERFRGSNSALIYVNEATTLHKETLIECLKRLRVGMQTIIFDTNPDSPDHFFKTDYIDNTNTYSTYNFTTYDNNLISKEFIKTQEEIYKDKPTYKAKVLLGEWVAPCDAIFTNINVTSEHEFVNPIAYLDPAYSIGGDNTALCVLERVDNKYYAFLFQEKLPFGDPKVLNTIKTILGNLNVHTLYVEDRDNISGHGNVTQTFLKLRSSMNHKFRIAPIKPISNKFTRIATLIEPLSTSRLSILDYSSKSSISDMYKYKGDGKSDDDSLDSLSASYMLLSLNMRSLKAHFSKIRFL, translated from the coding sequence ATGGATATATATAAATTACCAATGTTTAAAGAAATGCAAAGGGATTATAAACGTGAATTTGGGATTGATATATTAAAGTATATTAAGTTTAAAGAAGTAGAAGTTGATTTTAAAGGGTTTGAGAATAAATATTTAACTAAAAAACAGCTTGAAGTAATACGCAGTATAGAAATAAATAATCAAAGTAAAATTATCTTAAGTGGTGGCATTGCAAGTGGAAAAACCTTTTTAGCATGTTATTTGTTCTTAAAAATCTTGATTAAGAATAGAAATTTATATAAACAAGATACCAATAATTTTATATTGGGTAATTCACAAAAATCATTAGAGATTAATGTTTTAGGTCAATTTGAAAAGCTTGCTAATATGCTAAATATCCCATTTTTACCTAAGTTTTCTAATACATCATATTTTGAACTTGATTCATTAAGAGTTAACCTTTATGGTGGTGATAAGGCCAGTGATTTTGAAAGATTTAGGGGAAGCAACTCAGCTCTTATATATGTAAATGAAGCAACAACTCTACATAAGGAAACATTAATAGAATGTTTAAAAAGACTTAGAGTGGGTATGCAAACAATTATTTTTGATACTAACCCCGACAGTCCTGACCACTTTTTTAAAACTGATTATATTGATAATACTAATACTTATTCTACATATAACTTTACAACTTATGATAATAATCTAATTTCAAAAGAATTTATTAAAACACAAGAAGAAATTTATAAAGACAAGCCAACATATAAAGCCAAAGTCCTTTTAGGCGAATGGGTTGCTCCGTGTGATGCTATATTTACCAATATTAATGTTACAAGTGAGCATGAATTTGTAAATCCAATAGCATATCTAGACCCCGCATACAGTATTGGTGGTGATAATACTGCACTTTGTGTATTAGAAAGAGTAGATAATAAGTATTATGCATTTCTATTTCAAGAAAAACTACCATTTGGTGATCCTAAGGTGTTAAACACAATCAAAACTATATTAGGAAATCTAAATGTGCATACCCTTTATGTTGAAGATAGAGATAATATTTCAGGACATGGGAATGTAACACAAACCTTTTTAAAACTTAGATCAAGTATGAATCATAAGTTTAGGATTGCACCGATAAAACCTATAAGTAATAAATTTACAAGAATTGCTACACTGATAGAACCCTTATCAACCTCAAGGCTTAGTATTTTGGATTATTCAAGTAAATCAAGTATATCAGATATGTATAAATATAAAGGGGATGGTAAGAGTGATGATGATTCATTAGATAGTCTTTCAGCATCATATATGTTGTTAAGTCTAAATATGCGCTCTCTTAAAGCCCATTTTAGTAAAATAAGGTTCCTATAA
- a CDS encoding anti-CBASS protein Acb1 family protein produces the protein MRLDFKFHAKDLYKYSIFFRNYISNVAEDVLKNGIILNSVMPTSLSIEDALDALKIELKATLFQCIISYRFNGVGYILVKTEDQLQDLHLEVNKEFPTGFMYLDYNSVRDEGPDATYITYNLKINENDQISYKEIKIHKSRVIIHSNYDYILKAYSPCYTQSFLLNIYLFEQIYKEIEKRIESHNFLFYKDESLVELQDALVNAKTSLDLLTKGVDKGSLFTNIFKRNDDEHIRKFKGVNNELERELYRLRNNLNNDGIFYSGTSDASLEVIKYDITYLKEALALVKAKIGADTKEPLTRSFNEQVKGLGSDGKGDRSNYYDFLKGVQEELEINCNSKLNKYYYLDIRFNSLHMLTEEEKYERDSKLIELTLKYKELEASNTLSKSELETLRSKLFFYES, from the coding sequence ATGAGATTAGATTTCAAATTTCATGCTAAAGATCTATACAAGTATTCAATATTCTTTAGAAATTACATCTCAAATGTAGCAGAAGACGTTCTTAAGAATGGGATCATTTTAAATAGTGTAATGCCTACTTCTTTGTCTATTGAAGATGCTCTAGATGCGTTAAAAATAGAATTAAAAGCAACATTATTTCAGTGCATAATCAGTTATCGTTTCAATGGTGTTGGGTATATTTTAGTTAAAACAGAAGACCAACTACAAGATTTACACTTAGAAGTAAATAAAGAATTTCCTACTGGATTTATGTATCTTGATTATAACAGTGTTCGTGATGAGGGGCCTGATGCTACTTATATAACATACAATTTGAAAATAAATGAAAACGATCAGATATCTTATAAGGAAATAAAAATTCATAAGAGTAGAGTAATAATACACTCTAATTATGACTATATACTTAAAGCATACAGTCCATGTTATACCCAAAGCTTTTTGCTTAATATATATCTTTTTGAACAAATATATAAAGAAATAGAAAAGAGAATAGAGAGTCATAATTTTCTATTTTATAAAGATGAATCATTAGTAGAATTACAAGATGCTTTAGTTAATGCTAAAACATCTCTAGATCTTTTAACTAAGGGTGTTGATAAGGGAAGTTTATTTACTAATATATTTAAAAGGAATGATGATGAGCATATAAGAAAGTTTAAAGGTGTAAATAATGAACTTGAAAGAGAACTATATAGACTTAGAAATAATTTAAATAATGACGGCATATTTTATAGTGGTACATCAGATGCTTCACTTGAAGTTATTAAGTATGACATAACCTATTTAAAAGAGGCTTTAGCATTAGTAAAAGCAAAGATAGGAGCTGATACTAAGGAGCCTTTAACTAGAAGCTTTAATGAACAAGTTAAGGGGCTTGGTAGTGATGGTAAAGGGGACAGATCTAACTATTACGACTTTTTAAAAGGTGTTCAAGAAGAGTTAGAAATTAATTGCAATAGTAAACTTAATAAATATTATTATTTAGACATTAGATTTAACTCATTGCATATGCTCACTGAAGAAGAAAAGTATGAAAGAGATTCCAAACTTATAGAATTAACCCTTAAATACAAGGAATTAGAAGCAAGTAATACGTTAAGTAAAAGTGAACTTGAGACTTTAAGATCAAAATTATTTTTTTATGAAAGCTAA
- a CDS encoding DUF603 domain-containing protein, whose product MSRIKKSFDDYVVYFKEGKLNDTNIAKEMGVSKANVSKMRHKWEAVKDNSEYVRDNKLTIHEDTLTNILLHASQSNAQARDLKSQFSIARSLLGIEFINSFSRYVELELKTHDDQIDKIESKIISLSKECEHSQEENSNEDLTLQLSQLKKEREVKKMQLYYEMLQKLKATDVESRFKFQV is encoded by the coding sequence ATGAGTAGGATAAAGAAATCATTTGATGATTATGTTGTGTATTTTAAGGAAGGTAAACTTAATGACACTAATATTGCAAAGGAAATGGGCGTCTCAAAAGCGAATGTAAGTAAAATGAGACACAAATGGGAAGCGGTTAAAGACAATTCTGAATATGTTAGAGACAATAAACTTACTATTCATGAAGATACTCTGACTAATATCTTACTTCATGCGTCTCAAAGTAATGCACAAGCACGTGATCTAAAGAGTCAGTTTAGTATTGCTCGTAGCCTTCTAGGAATAGAATTTATAAATTCATTTAGTAGGTATGTAGAGTTAGAACTTAAAACTCATGATGATCAAATAGATAAAATAGAGTCTAAGATTATAAGTCTTTCTAAAGAGTGTGAACATTCACAAGAAGAAAATAGTAATGAAGACTTAACACTTCAACTGTCACAACTTAAAAAAGAAAGGGAAGTTAAGAAAATGCAGTTGTATTATGAGATGCTGCAAAAGCTAAAAGCAACAGATGTAGAGTCACGTTTTAAATTTCAAGTTTAA
- a CDS encoding DUF228 domain-containing protein: MSDTNITQLKKDYDAKVKEIQALMKNPNRDAGLFHVDIGFKDKGVHFANQGGTLTSSVDKLENYPVKGYPYKRGVKLSYEANDSDEPCVEAGGGNDLYGICIDIDEFTQTATVIPITNNFTGYLVVKKDSQSQITPDVKVKFDSNGEIENDSGSNTTINGVALSSAFKINDNLYIALVSIFGNRGYK, from the coding sequence ATGTCAGATACCAATATAACACAACTTAAAAAAGATTATGATGCCAAAGTAAAAGAAATACAAGCTTTAATGAAAAATCCTAATAGAGATGCTGGGCTTTTTCATGTAGATATAGGTTTTAAAGACAAAGGTGTACACTTTGCAAATCAAGGTGGTACTCTAACTAGCAGTGTTGACAAATTAGAAAATTATCCCGTTAAAGGATACCCATACAAACGTGGCGTTAAGCTATCTTACGAAGCAAATGATAGTGATGAGCCTTGTGTTGAAGCCGGGGGTGGTAATGATCTATATGGTATATGCATAGATATTGATGAGTTTACACAGACTGCTACAGTGATACCAATAACAAATAACTTTACTGGATATTTAGTAGTAAAAAAGGATAGTCAAAGTCAAATTACACCTGATGTCAAGGTTAAATTTGATTCAAATGGAGAGATTGAAAATGACAGTGGTTCAAACACAACTATAAATGGTGTTGCCTTATCAAGTGCATTTAAAATCAATGATAACCTTTACATAGCACTTGTAAGTATATTTGGGAACAGAGGGTATAAATAA
- a CDS encoding Mlp family lipoprotein produces the protein MELKLLPDDELQKSQNFLNWIRSKDVQEQKELANAFTLVYDFLKDTKPSQLNNLTLTQLISNTLTCGATNQCNDTYTNIQDIQMFFTNVLKQASFQKDTNAMIFQALKIELLNPHHHGASSLGKKLYERRIRMQLKNDNNRTQAFNFLINAFPQDMYNTIYEILKIAVQHWAYTIMLDSILDHIHTELNKCNGNEAGKNNLAIRIKDYFVKAEQDNTSYTDHNIFNKFKTEVLSDCQK, from the coding sequence ATAGAGTTAAAACTATTACCAGATGATGAATTACAAAAAAGTCAAAACTTTTTAAATTGGATACGATCAAAAGACGTACAAGAACAAAAAGAATTAGCTAATGCTTTTACTCTAGTCTATGATTTCTTAAAAGACACAAAACCCTCACAATTAAATAATTTAACCCTTACTCAACTTATAAGTAACACTTTGACTTGCGGAGCTACAAATCAATGTAATGATACATATACAAATATTCAAGATATACAAATGTTTTTTACAAATGTTCTAAAGCAAGCATCTTTCCAAAAAGATACCAATGCAATGATATTTCAAGCTCTCAAGATAGAATTACTTAACCCACATCATCATGGAGCTAGTTCATTAGGAAAAAAGTTATACGAAAGAAGAATAAGAATGCAACTAAAAAATGATAATAACCGAACACAGGCTTTTAACTTCTTAATAAATGCTTTTCCACAGGACATGTATAATACTATATACGAGATACTAAAGATCGCGGTTCAGCATTGGGCTTACACTATAATGTTAGATTCTATATTAGATCATATACATACTGAACTTAACAAGTGTAATGGAAATGAAGCTGGTAAAAATAATCTTGCAATTCGCATAAAAGACTATTTTGTAAAAGCAGAACAAGACAATACATCTTATACTGACCACAACATATTTAATAAATTTAAAACTGAAGTATTAAGCGATTGTCAAAAGTAA